A single Candidatus Methylomirabilota bacterium DNA region contains:
- a CDS encoding aldehyde dehydrogenase family protein, with protein sequence MPAGQLFINGTWRPPLSGETYAPINPATEEPVTQVGKGDERDIDLAVAAARKAFDSGPWPKMSPHERGRIVWKLGDLITQNLDEMARLESLCTGKTLFDSGKVEIPFAADVFRYYAGWATKIHGETLQLRENAFTFTLRHPVGVVGAIVPWNFPFLLSSWKIAPALAAGNAVVLKPASQTPLTALKFAELCQEAGLPEGVFNVVTGPGGKAGMALVRDPRVDKIAFTGSTEVGKQIMREAAGTLKRLSLELGGKSPNIVFADADLEAAIRGAMTGIFYNKGEVCAAGSRLFLEEKIHGEFVAKLTERVKGLKVGDPLDKSTRMGPVVSKQQMETVLSYIESGKKEGARLVTGGGRANVGTGKGYFVEPTIFEGVGNHMKIAREEIFGPVLAVIPFKSVEDGIAEGNATTYGLAAAVWTRDVAKALKAARAIRAGTVWVNAYNLYDAALPFGGFKESGFGREMGSAGLEHYTEVKSVWVDLS encoded by the coding sequence ATGCCAGCGGGACAGCTCTTCATCAACGGCACCTGGCGTCCGCCGCTCTCTGGCGAGACGTACGCACCGATCAACCCGGCCACCGAGGAGCCGGTCACCCAGGTCGGCAAGGGCGACGAGCGCGACATCGATCTGGCCGTGGCCGCCGCGCGCAAGGCCTTCGACTCCGGCCCCTGGCCCAAGATGAGCCCTCACGAGCGGGGCCGGATCGTCTGGAAGCTCGGCGACCTGATCACGCAGAACCTCGACGAGATGGCGCGCCTGGAGAGCCTGTGCACGGGCAAGACGCTCTTCGATTCGGGGAAGGTCGAGATCCCGTTCGCCGCCGACGTCTTCCGCTACTACGCCGGCTGGGCCACCAAGATCCACGGCGAGACGCTCCAGCTCCGGGAAAACGCCTTCACCTTCACGCTCCGCCATCCCGTCGGCGTGGTGGGCGCGATCGTCCCCTGGAACTTCCCGTTCCTGCTCTCGTCGTGGAAGATCGCGCCGGCACTTGCCGCCGGCAACGCGGTGGTGCTGAAGCCGGCCTCGCAGACGCCGCTGACGGCGCTCAAGTTCGCCGAACTCTGCCAGGAGGCGGGGCTCCCCGAGGGCGTCTTCAACGTGGTCACCGGGCCCGGCGGCAAGGCGGGGATGGCGCTGGTCCGCGATCCGCGCGTGGACAAGATCGCCTTCACGGGCTCGACGGAGGTGGGCAAGCAGATCATGCGGGAGGCGGCGGGGACGCTGAAACGACTGTCTCTCGAATTGGGAGGCAAGTCGCCGAATATCGTATTCGCCGACGCCGACCTGGAGGCCGCCATCCGCGGGGCGATGACGGGAATCTTCTACAACAAGGGCGAGGTCTGCGCCGCGGGCTCCCGCCTGTTCCTCGAGGAGAAGATCCACGGCGAGTTCGTGGCCAAGCTCACCGAGCGGGTGAAGGGCCTGAAGGTCGGCGATCCCCTGGACAAGTCGACGCGCATGGGACCGGTGGTGTCCAAGCAGCAGATGGAGACGGTCCTCAGCTATATCGAGTCGGGCAAGAAGGAAGGCGCGCGCCTGGTGACGGGCGGCGGCCGCGCCAACGTGGGCACCGGCAAGGGCTACTTCGTGGAGCCGACGATCTTCGAGGGCGTCGGCAACCATATGAAGATCGCCCGCGAAGAGATCTTCGGTCCGGTGCTGGCGGTCATCCCGTTCAAGTCGGTGGAGGACGGGATCGCCGAGGGCAACGCCACCACCTACGGCCTGGCGGCGGCGGTGTGGACGCGGGATGTCGCCAAGGCGCTCAAGGCGGCGCGGGCCATCCGCGCCGGCACGGTGTGGGTCAACGCCTATAACCTCTACGACGCCGCCCTGCCCTTCGGCGGCTTCAAGGAATCCGGCTTCGGACGCGAGATGGGCTCGGCCGGGCTGGAGCACTACACCGAGGTCAAGAGCGTCTGGGTGGACCTTTCCTGA
- a CDS encoding D-aminoacylase has translation MTWSLLVRDGTVIDGTGAPGQRSDVAIEGDRIVAVGAGLRGEAVRVIDATGHVVAPGFIDVHSHSDLFYLGCPAAESKIRQGCTTEVVGMCSFSPAPVHPERHELVRTWAGGIGARLDIRWETFGQYLDVLRAARPSINVAHFVGHGALRLASVGPHDRPAGPDDLGTMERLLHEALDAGAFGFSTGLVYPPSAYGTAGELIALARSMAPRGGLYFSHVRGESSTVEDSIGEAIRIGEDGGVGVQIAHVKVGGRENWSKMDRVLKLIDDARARGVDVGGDVYPYHAGSTKMDNLLPGWVHDGGTARLLERIGDAATRQRIVEECLVAGERWRTLSMGAVGFDEIQIATCAQRDLEGMTVAALAKKRGTPPAEAILHLLLEERATVSMIAFSQSPDNVAKVLAHPAIMIGSDSLGLATGPGPHPGKPHPRMYGTFPRVLGVYARERKLFSLETAVRKMTGLCAARLGLEDRGLLRPGYAADLALFDPNTVKDEATFADPHRYPTGIPYVVVNGAVVVDGGRFHAAGTGRVLTP, from the coding sequence GTGACCTGGTCCCTGCTGGTCCGCGACGGCACCGTCATCGACGGCACCGGCGCGCCGGGGCAGCGCTCCGACGTGGCGATCGAAGGCGACCGTATCGTGGCGGTCGGCGCCGGGCTGAGGGGCGAGGCCGTCCGGGTGATCGACGCCACCGGCCACGTCGTCGCCCCCGGGTTCATCGACGTCCACTCCCACTCCGATCTCTTCTACCTCGGTTGCCCGGCGGCGGAGTCGAAGATCCGGCAGGGGTGCACGACCGAGGTGGTGGGCATGTGCTCCTTCTCGCCGGCGCCGGTCCATCCGGAGCGGCACGAGCTGGTGCGGACGTGGGCTGGCGGGATCGGCGCGCGCCTGGACATCCGCTGGGAGACCTTCGGCCAGTACCTCGACGTCCTGCGCGCGGCCCGACCCTCCATCAACGTCGCGCACTTCGTGGGCCACGGCGCGCTGCGGCTGGCCTCTGTCGGCCCCCACGATCGCCCGGCCGGCCCCGACGACCTCGGGACGATGGAGCGGCTGCTCCACGAGGCGTTGGACGCGGGGGCCTTCGGATTCTCGACGGGGCTCGTCTACCCTCCGAGCGCGTACGGCACGGCGGGGGAGCTGATCGCGCTGGCGCGCTCGATGGCGCCGCGGGGCGGGCTCTACTTCTCCCACGTGCGTGGCGAGTCCTCGACGGTGGAGGACTCCATCGGCGAGGCGATCCGCATCGGCGAGGACGGCGGGGTCGGCGTGCAGATCGCGCACGTGAAGGTGGGGGGACGCGAGAACTGGTCGAAGATGGACCGCGTGCTCAAGCTGATCGACGACGCGCGGGCGCGCGGCGTGGACGTGGGCGGCGACGTCTATCCGTACCACGCGGGCTCCACCAAGATGGACAACCTGCTCCCGGGGTGGGTCCACGACGGCGGGACCGCCAGGCTGCTGGAGCGGATCGGCGACGCCGCGACCCGACAGCGGATCGTCGAGGAGTGTCTGGTGGCCGGCGAGCGGTGGCGGACTCTGTCCATGGGTGCCGTGGGGTTCGACGAGATCCAGATCGCGACGTGCGCCCAGCGCGATCTCGAGGGCATGACCGTGGCCGCGCTGGCCAAGAAGAGAGGGACACCGCCCGCCGAGGCGATACTGCATCTCCTGCTCGAGGAGCGGGCGACCGTCTCCATGATCGCCTTCTCCCAGAGCCCGGACAACGTCGCCAAGGTGCTGGCGCATCCGGCGATCATGATCGGCTCCGACTCGCTCGGCCTGGCGACCGGGCCGGGGCCGCATCCCGGCAAGCCGCATCCGCGCATGTACGGCACCTTTCCCCGGGTACTGGGCGTGTACGCGCGGGAGCGAAAGCTCTTCTCCCTGGAGACGGCGGTCCGGAAGATGACGGGCCTGTGCGCGGCCCGCCTCGGCCTCGAGGACCGCGGCCTCCTGCGCCCCGGCTACGCGGCGGACCTCGCCCTCTTCGATCCGAACACCGTCAAGGACGAGGCGACCTTCGCCGATCCCCACCGGTATCCGACGGGCATCCCGTACGTCGTCGTCAACGGCGCGGTCGTCGTGGACGGCGGCCGGTTCCACGCCGCCGGCACCGGACGGGTTCTCACTCCATAA
- a CDS encoding peptidylprolyl isomerase has translation MKQTAVIMLENGGQIRIEFFPRDAPRTVENFVTLAQKGFYDGLTFHRVVPDFVVQGGDPKGNGTGGPGYTIKAEFNPRTHGRGTVAMARSQQPDSAGSQFYITYGPQPHLDGHYTVFGQVVAGLEHVDRIKPGDRMKSVAIVEE, from the coding sequence GTGAAGCAGACGGCCGTCATCATGCTCGAGAACGGGGGCCAGATCCGGATCGAGTTTTTCCCCCGAGACGCCCCCCGGACCGTTGAGAACTTCGTGACGCTGGCCCAGAAGGGCTTCTACGACGGTCTCACCTTCCACCGCGTGGTCCCCGACTTCGTCGTGCAGGGCGGCGACCCGAAGGGCAACGGCACCGGCGGCCCGGGGTACACGATCAAGGCCGAGTTCAACCCGCGGACGCACGGGCGGGGCACCGTGGCCATGGCGCGCAGCCAGCAGCCCGACTCCGCCGGCAGCCAGTTCTACATCACCTATGGGCCGCAGCCCCACCTCGACGGCCACTACACGGTCTTCGGGCAGGTGGTCGCCGGCCTGGAGCACGTCGACCGCATCAAGCCGGGCGATCGGATGAAGTCGGTGGCGATCGTCGAGGAGTAG
- a CDS encoding peptidylprolyl isomerase yields MITLEKGGEIRLELWPADAPNHVKNFLDLARKGFYNGQRVHRVEPGFVAQFGDPQSKTLPMDDPRMGIGGPGYTIKAEFNKRPFDRGVLGMARSGHPDSAGSQVYVMLGPAHFLDGKYTAFGRVVSGMEVVDRIKVGDRIRSIAVTDR; encoded by the coding sequence GTGATCACGCTGGAGAAGGGCGGAGAGATCAGGCTGGAGCTCTGGCCGGCCGACGCGCCGAACCACGTCAAGAACTTCCTCGATCTCGCGCGCAAGGGGTTCTACAACGGGCAGCGCGTGCACCGGGTCGAACCCGGGTTCGTGGCGCAGTTCGGCGATCCACAGTCGAAGACCCTCCCGATGGACGACCCGCGGATGGGCATCGGCGGTCCGGGCTACACGATCAAGGCCGAGTTCAACAAGCGCCCGTTCGACCGTGGCGTGCTGGGGATGGCGCGCTCGGGCCATCCTGACTCCGCGGGCAGCCAGGTGTACGTGATGCTGGGGCCGGCGCACTTCCTGGACGGTAAGTACACGGCCTTCGGGCGCGTCGTGAGCGGCATGGAGGTCGTGGACAGGATCAAGGTCGGCGATCGCATCAGGTCGATTGCCGTCACGGACCGCTAG
- a CDS encoding type II toxin-antitoxin system Phd/YefM family antitoxin, translating into MKRAKIAELKNNLSSYLDHVRAGGSVLVLDRDQPIAQIVPLGPTPRAAGGSDERLIRLERRGIARRGKGGLPPWLGRPRLRLKGGLLKEFLAERRRGW; encoded by the coding sequence ATGAAGAGGGCCAAGATCGCCGAACTGAAGAACAATCTGTCCAGCTATCTCGACCATGTCCGCGCCGGTGGCTCGGTCCTCGTGCTTGACCGGGACCAGCCGATCGCCCAGATCGTCCCGCTCGGCCCGACCCCCCGCGCCGCTGGAGGCTCCGACGAGCGCCTCATCCGTCTGGAGCGGCGAGGGATCGCCCGCCGCGGCAAGGGCGGTCTGCCGCCGTGGCTGGGTCGGCCCCGGCTGCGCCTGAAGGGCGGCCTCCTGAAAGAGTTCCTTGCCGAGCGCCGGAGAGGTTGGTGA
- a CDS encoding type II toxin-antitoxin system VapC family toxin, which produces MRFWDTSALIPLLVAEPTTHRVQAWLRADPDVVVWTLTRVELLDALARRRREKPRTAERLLAARRELLEAWERWTEIIATEIVRRQAERIVETHPLRTADALQIGAAIVAAEEDPSRLQFVTLDRHQAVAAEREGFLVLGPE; this is translated from the coding sequence GTGAGGTTCTGGGACACTTCTGCGCTGATCCCGCTACTCGTCGCTGAGCCCACCACCCACCGCGTTCAGGCTTGGCTCCGGGCGGATCCCGACGTCGTGGTCTGGACCCTCACGCGTGTCGAGCTCCTGGACGCGCTCGCCCGCCGGCGCCGTGAGAAGCCCCGCACCGCGGAGCGCCTGCTCGCCGCGCGTCGAGAGCTCCTCGAGGCCTGGGAACGGTGGACCGAGATCATTGCGACGGAGATCGTCCGGCGCCAGGCGGAGCGGATCGTAGAGACCCATCCCTTGCGGACCGCGGATGCGCTCCAGATCGGAGCCGCTATCGTCGCCGCCGAGGAGGATCCATCCCGCCTGCAGTTCGTGACCCTCGACCGACACCAGGCCGTGGCGGCCGAGCGTGAGGGTTTCCTTGTACTCGGGCCGGAGTGA
- the typA gene encoding translational GTPase TypA produces the protein MLQRDDIRNIAIIAHVDHGKTTLVDAMLWQSGLFRANESVPERILDSIDLEREKGITIMAKNTAIKYKGVHINIVDTPGHADFGSEVERTLTLVDGVLLLVDAAEGPLPQTRFVLKKALEAGLPPIVVINKIDRSDARPAEVLDEVYDLFIDLDAAQEQLEFPVLYTNAKAGTATADPKAPGKSLEPLFETILATVPAPRFDPAGGLQFRGAMLDWDDYVGRLVIGRIFNGRIRQADRVAVVHRDGSIESAKVTVLYGYEGLKRIEVPEASAGDLVAIAGIEAIEIGETIADPESPQALPLIRIDEPTVSMLFSANVSPFAGKEGRFVTSPQLRERLMKERRINVGIRVEETDSPDTFRVSGRGELQLAILIEMMRREGFEAEVGKPEIITRQDRGQLLEPMEYLVIDIPEEHIGAVTQKVGPRRGAMTKMVNHGTGRVRLEYRIPARGLIGYRTEFLTDTRGTGLLNHLFDGWDAWQGEIAHRQNGALVADRAGRTTAYAIDHLQARGVMFVGPGLEVYEGQIVGENSRDSDIDVNITKEKRLTNMRSSTADESVKLTPPRIMNLEQSLEWIREDEQLEVTPKSLRLRKRQLSGRRRF, from the coding sequence ATGCTGCAGCGCGACGACATCCGAAACATCGCGATCATCGCCCACGTCGATCACGGCAAGACCACCCTGGTGGACGCCATGCTCTGGCAGTCGGGGCTCTTCCGCGCCAACGAGTCGGTGCCCGAGCGCATCCTGGACTCCATCGACCTCGAGCGCGAGAAGGGCATCACCATCATGGCCAAGAACACGGCCATCAAGTACAAGGGCGTCCACATCAACATCGTGGACACGCCGGGCCACGCCGACTTCGGCTCCGAGGTGGAACGGACGCTGACGCTGGTGGACGGCGTGCTGCTGCTGGTGGACGCGGCGGAGGGGCCGCTGCCCCAGACGCGCTTCGTGCTGAAGAAGGCGCTGGAGGCGGGGCTGCCGCCGATCGTCGTCATCAACAAGATCGACCGCAGCGACGCCCGCCCGGCCGAGGTCCTCGACGAGGTCTACGACCTCTTCATCGACCTCGACGCCGCCCAAGAGCAGCTCGAGTTCCCGGTGCTCTACACCAACGCCAAGGCCGGCACGGCGACGGCGGATCCGAAAGCGCCCGGAAAGTCGCTGGAGCCGCTGTTCGAGACGATCCTGGCCACCGTGCCCGCCCCGCGGTTCGACCCGGCCGGGGGGCTGCAGTTCCGGGGTGCCATGCTCGACTGGGACGATTACGTCGGCCGTCTCGTCATCGGCCGGATCTTCAACGGTCGCATCCGCCAGGCCGATCGCGTCGCCGTCGTGCACCGCGACGGCTCGATCGAGTCCGCCAAGGTCACCGTGCTCTACGGCTACGAGGGGCTCAAGAGAATCGAGGTGCCGGAGGCCAGCGCTGGGGATCTGGTGGCCATCGCAGGTATCGAGGCTATCGAAATCGGTGAAACAATCGCCGATCCGGAAAGCCCGCAAGCCCTACCCCTGATCCGCATCGACGAACCGACGGTGTCAATGCTCTTCTCCGCCAACGTCTCGCCATTCGCCGGCAAGGAGGGGCGCTTCGTCACCTCGCCGCAGCTGCGCGAGCGGCTCATGAAGGAGCGTCGGATCAACGTGGGCATCCGCGTCGAGGAAACCGATTCACCCGACACCTTCCGCGTCTCCGGCCGCGGCGAGCTGCAGCTGGCGATCCTCATCGAGATGATGCGGCGCGAAGGGTTCGAGGCGGAGGTGGGCAAGCCCGAGATCATCACCCGCCAGGACCGCGGCCAACTCCTGGAGCCGATGGAATACCTGGTCATCGACATCCCCGAGGAGCACATCGGGGCGGTGACCCAGAAGGTCGGGCCGCGCCGGGGCGCCATGACGAAGATGGTCAACCACGGCACCGGACGCGTGCGCCTGGAGTACCGCATCCCGGCCCGCGGCCTCATAGGATATCGAACGGAGTTTCTGACCGATACCCGAGGGACAGGACTGCTGAATCATCTGTTCGACGGCTGGGACGCCTGGCAGGGCGAGATCGCCCACCGTCAGAACGGCGCGCTGGTCGCCGATCGCGCCGGCCGCACGACCGCCTACGCCATCGACCACCTCCAGGCGCGGGGGGTGATGTTCGTGGGGCCCGGCCTCGAGGTCTACGAGGGCCAGATCGTGGGCGAGAACTCGCGCGACAGCGACATCGACGTCAACATCACCAAGGAGAAGCGGCTCACCAACATGCGCTCGTCCACCGCGGACGAGTCCGTCAAGCTCACCCCGCCCCGCATCATGAACCTCGAGCAGAGCCTGGAGTGGATCCGCGAGGACGAGCAGCTCGAGGTGACCCCGAAGTCGCTGCGCCTGCGCAAGCGCCAGCTGAGCGGCCGGCGCCGCTTCTAG
- a CDS encoding class I SAM-dependent methyltransferase codes for MARHPALLGALGLVLAATAGCRAGGPGFSGPDVLYVATPDLVGLEMLRLAGVTTGDVVYDLGSGDGRLIIAAARDFGARGVGVEIEPALVQTSRESALTAGVGDRVQFLWQDLFAADIRGATVVALYLRDDVNLRLRPRLLRELRPGTRIVSHDFGMADWRPDRLQRVRGPDREHTIYYWLVPADVAGTWRATLRPGEGEKAAVIELRQRFQQVSGTLDLEERRITVEGRLAGEQLSFTAEGVVFTARIEGDLAAGRFGEPGGRSSEWSARRRTGR; via the coding sequence ATGGCGCGGCACCCGGCCCTGCTCGGCGCGCTGGGGCTGGTCCTGGCCGCAACGGCCGGGTGCCGGGCCGGCGGTCCGGGGTTCAGCGGACCCGACGTCCTTTACGTCGCCACCCCGGATCTGGTCGGCCTCGAGATGCTCAGGCTGGCCGGGGTGACGACCGGCGACGTCGTCTACGACCTGGGCAGCGGCGACGGGCGGCTCATCATCGCCGCCGCTCGGGACTTCGGCGCGCGCGGCGTCGGCGTGGAGATCGAGCCCGCGCTGGTGCAGACCAGCCGGGAGAGCGCCCTCACGGCGGGCGTCGGCGACCGCGTCCAGTTCCTCTGGCAGGACCTCTTCGCCGCCGACATCCGGGGGGCGACTGTCGTCGCGCTCTACCTGCGCGACGACGTGAATCTTCGGCTTCGTCCCCGACTCCTGCGCGAGTTGCGGCCCGGCACGCGCATCGTCTCCCACGACTTCGGGATGGCCGACTGGCGACCCGACCGTCTCCAGCGCGTGCGCGGCCCCGACCGCGAGCACACGATCTACTACTGGCTGGTGCCGGCCGACGTCGCCGGCACCTGGCGCGCAACGCTGCGCCCGGGGGAGGGCGAGAAGGCGGCCGTGATCGAGCTCCGCCAGCGGTTCCAACAGGTGAGCGGCACGCTGGACCTCGAGGAACGGCGGATTACCGTCGAGGGCCGGCTCGCCGGTGAGCAGCTCAGCTTCACCGCCGAGGGGGTGGTCTTCACCGCGCGGATCGAGGGGGATCTCGCGGCGGGCCGCTTCGGGGAGCCGGGCGGGCGCTCGAGCGAGTGGAGCGCGCGGCGCCGGACGGGTCGCTGA
- a CDS encoding nitrilase-related carbon-nitrogen hydrolase, with protein sequence MPRFVKVAAAQMGAINEGTPRETAVERMLALMDQAIAEDVELLVYPELALTPYFPKRIREAYDQFFEPEMPSKVVAPLFERARAARLAFHLGYAERDGAGRYNTAVLVDEDGTIFEKYRKTHLPGLSHPDPEGIARVFEPYYFAHGDTGFKVYEAKKARVGIAICQDRRYPESYRCLGLLGAEIIVTGYNTPAYPLALAHNELVMRAGAYENSLFVVGCAKAGLEDGVEFIGGSAIVNPLGEIVAKASTTGDELVAARIDLEQMIPARKRWNFFGRRHPEHYGLLVERRQP encoded by the coding sequence ATGCCGCGCTTCGTGAAAGTCGCCGCCGCGCAGATGGGCGCGATCAACGAGGGCACGCCGCGGGAGACGGCCGTCGAGCGGATGCTCGCGCTCATGGACCAGGCCATCGCCGAGGACGTCGAGCTGCTCGTCTACCCCGAGCTGGCGCTGACGCCCTACTTCCCCAAGCGCATCCGCGAGGCCTACGACCAGTTCTTCGAGCCCGAGATGCCCTCCAAGGTCGTGGCGCCGCTCTTCGAGCGGGCGCGCGCGGCCCGCCTGGCCTTCCATCTGGGCTACGCCGAGCGCGACGGCGCCGGCCGCTACAACACCGCCGTCCTGGTGGACGAGGACGGCACGATCTTCGAGAAGTACCGGAAGACCCATCTGCCCGGGCTGTCGCACCCCGACCCCGAGGGCATCGCGCGCGTCTTCGAGCCTTACTACTTCGCCCACGGCGACACCGGCTTCAAGGTGTACGAGGCCAAGAAGGCGCGGGTGGGCATCGCCATCTGCCAGGACCGGCGCTATCCGGAATCGTACCGGTGCCTCGGGCTGCTGGGCGCCGAGATCATCGTCACCGGCTACAACACGCCCGCCTACCCGCTGGCGCTCGCCCACAACGAGCTGGTCATGCGGGCCGGCGCCTACGAGAACAGCCTCTTCGTCGTCGGCTGCGCCAAGGCCGGCCTGGAGGACGGCGTCGAGTTCATCGGCGGCAGCGCCATCGTCAACCCGCTCGGCGAGATCGTCGCCAAGGCCTCGACCACCGGCGACGAGCTGGTGGCGGCGCGCATCGACCTCGAGCAGATGATCCCCGCCCGCAAGCGCTGGAACTTCTTCGGCCGCCGGCACCCCGAGCACTACGGGCTGCTCGTCGAGCGGCGGCAGCCATGA
- a CDS encoding cyclase family protein gives MGQMPTESDVIKMIDSLSNWGRWGAEDQLGTINFITPDKRRRAARLVADGVPVSCARPISTEIAADTTFQPLRFMVDSGEGRDTASPERVLQRRGASEFIGMVFHGYSITHVDTPAHYFWNGRIYNGRSCNLITSREGAQVESVDLLRDGVVSRGVLLDIAALRGRWLSSGEGVMPEDLEAAEKAAGLRVEEGDILLLRTGYYGRRLKEGPRSPLKDGSPAAHVACAPWFRERGIAMLGTDTHNDVTPPPYPKVGNALHVVALVTLGLWLIDNMNLEELAQACAARRRWEFMLTIAPLRLQNTTGSPVNPIAVF, from the coding sequence ATGGGGCAGATGCCGACCGAGAGCGACGTCATCAAGATGATCGACAGCCTCAGCAACTGGGGGCGCTGGGGAGCGGAAGATCAGCTGGGGACGATCAACTTCATCACGCCCGACAAGCGCCGGCGGGCCGCGCGGCTGGTCGCGGACGGCGTGCCCGTGAGCTGCGCGCGTCCTATCTCGACCGAGATCGCGGCCGACACGACCTTTCAGCCGCTGCGCTTCATGGTGGACAGCGGCGAAGGGCGCGATACCGCGTCGCCCGAGCGCGTGCTCCAGCGCCGCGGGGCCTCGGAATTCATCGGCATGGTCTTCCACGGCTACTCGATCACCCACGTCGACACGCCGGCCCACTATTTCTGGAACGGCCGGATCTACAACGGGCGCTCGTGCAACCTCATCACCTCGCGCGAGGGCGCGCAGGTGGAGTCCGTCGATCTCTTGCGCGACGGCGTGGTCAGCCGTGGCGTCCTGCTCGACATCGCCGCCCTGCGCGGGCGCTGGCTGAGCTCGGGCGAGGGCGTGATGCCGGAAGACCTGGAGGCTGCCGAGAAAGCGGCCGGCCTGCGGGTCGAGGAGGGCGACATCCTCCTGCTGCGGACCGGTTACTATGGCCGCCGGCTGAAGGAGGGCCCGCGCAGTCCGCTGAAGGACGGCTCGCCGGCGGCGCACGTGGCCTGTGCGCCGTGGTTCCGCGAGCGCGGCATCGCCATGCTGGGCACCGACACCCACAACGACGTGACGCCGCCGCCCTACCCGAAGGTCGGCAACGCGCTGCACGTGGTGGCGCTGGTCACGCTGGGGCTGTGGCTCATCGACAACATGAACCTCGAGGAGCTGGCCCAGGCCTGCGCGGCCCGGCGCCGCTGGGAATTCATGCTGACGATCGCGCCGCTCCGGCTGCAGAACACCACCGGCTCGCCGGTGAACCCGATCGCGGTGTTCTGA
- a CDS encoding SIS domain-containing protein, which translates to MAWTPPPPRTGHPYYMHDAIYAQPGALRLVTRGQEATFAAAAERLQAMERVLLSGIGTSWHATLVGELLFAHVGRLGHRVRAFHSFEFKNSWPEPDPRTGVVVVSHRGTKRFSLEALAKAKAGGGVAVVITGKGSGEGLAIADYTLRTVDQEASAAHTISYTCAMMLLAALAAEMGGADDVRHELEGIPDHLALLLGQEAWDDLAARFATRRCYYFIGGGPNTATALEAALKMNEASYAKTVGMNCEQFLHGPWAALEADDVVFVIAPPGPSYERCLAVARAAREVGAPVVALVREDDKEIAALAAETIAIPPVNELLSPLLTVVPLQLFTYHTALQRGANPDTMRADQPAHGRARASLAL; encoded by the coding sequence ATGGCCTGGACACCGCCGCCGCCGCGCACCGGCCACCCGTACTACATGCACGACGCGATCTACGCCCAGCCGGGCGCGCTCCGGCTGGTCACGCGCGGCCAGGAGGCCACGTTCGCCGCCGCCGCCGAGCGGCTGCAGGCGATGGAGCGCGTGCTGCTGTCCGGCATCGGCACCTCGTGGCACGCCACGCTGGTGGGCGAGCTGCTCTTCGCCCACGTGGGCCGCCTGGGCCACCGCGTGCGCGCCTTCCACTCGTTCGAGTTCAAGAACTCCTGGCCCGAGCCCGACCCGCGCACGGGCGTCGTCGTCGTCAGTCACCGCGGCACCAAGCGCTTCTCCCTGGAGGCGCTGGCCAAAGCCAAGGCCGGCGGCGGCGTGGCCGTGGTGATCACCGGCAAGGGCAGCGGCGAGGGGCTGGCGATCGCCGACTACACGCTGCGCACGGTCGATCAGGAAGCCTCCGCCGCCCACACCATCAGCTACACCTGCGCCATGATGCTGCTGGCCGCGCTGGCCGCCGAGATGGGTGGCGCCGACGACGTGCGCCACGAGCTGGAGGGGATCCCCGATCACCTCGCGCTGCTGCTCGGCCAGGAGGCGTGGGACGACCTCGCCGCCCGCTTCGCGACCCGCCGCTGCTACTACTTCATCGGCGGCGGCCCCAACACCGCGACCGCGCTGGAGGCGGCGCTGAAGATGAACGAGGCCAGCTACGCGAAGACCGTCGGCATGAACTGCGAGCAGTTCCTCCACGGCCCCTGGGCCGCGCTGGAGGCCGACGACGTCGTGTTCGTCATCGCGCCGCCCGGTCCGTCGTACGAACGGTGCCTGGCCGTCGCCCGCGCGGCCAGGGAGGTCGGCGCGCCCGTGGTGGCCCTGGTGCGCGAGGACGACAAGGAGATCGCCGCGCTGGCGGCGGAGACGATCGCCATCCCGCCCGTGAACGAGCTGCTGTCGCCCCTGCTCACCGTGGTTCCGCTGCAGCTCTTCACCTACCACACGGCGCTCCAGCGGGGGGCCAACCCCGACACGATGCGCGCCGATCAGCCGGCGCACGGGCGCGCGCGGGCGTCGCTGGCGCTCTAG